One genomic region from Haloprofundus salinisoli encodes:
- the hjc gene encoding Holliday junction resolvase Hjc, giving the protein MSNAKGDRRERELVNKLDEAGFAVMRAPASGGATTRELPDVLAGNGDRFYAIEAKSSAGDPIYLTGEEVEALIFFARNFGAKARIAVRFDRESWYFFHPGDLYVTDGGNYRVKKETALADGEDFAEFVGQSTKTTLGDVEP; this is encoded by the coding sequence ATGTCTAACGCGAAAGGTGACCGTCGTGAACGCGAACTCGTCAACAAACTCGACGAGGCGGGCTTCGCGGTGATGCGCGCGCCCGCAAGCGGCGGCGCGACGACCCGCGAACTCCCGGACGTGCTCGCCGGCAACGGCGACCGGTTCTACGCGATCGAGGCGAAGTCGAGCGCGGGCGACCCCATCTATCTCACCGGCGAGGAGGTCGAAGCGCTCATCTTCTTCGCGCGGAACTTCGGCGCGAAGGCCCGTATCGCGGTCCGATTCGACCGCGAGAGCTGGTACTTCTTTCACCCCGGCGACCTCTACGTCACCGACGGCGGCAACTACCGAGTGAAAAAGGAGACGGCGCTGGCCGACGGCGAGGACTTCGCGGAGTTCGTCGGCCAGTCGACGAAGACGACTCTCGGCGACGTCGAACCCTGA